In one Yarrowia lipolytica chromosome 1A, complete sequence genomic region, the following are encoded:
- a CDS encoding uncharacterized protein (Compare to YALI0A11649g, similar to uniprot|Q6CH30 Yarrowia lipolytica YALI0A13233g threonine-rich protein) — MKISHILLGLLATTVHATITSDENIRQHIPPRLLTQDADDLIKQLVAAAKEVANANGQTNITPNVDREKIKSDARNLGNSFVLEDLQKQQDFAYYVYPYFCDPPNWYDVLSVYAPMRDPYAIKYWLSRSGSPPYTLAQYNEAINQVYKMYAAQQAARWKETQEQVTVVNNWPPAGKCIPLASITTTTVVPGTKAGTTTISSGGRYHVEITKVPVSTNTIPGLSAGTRTLVNSQGNFYNEVVVVPASTTTVPGHTAGTATLTDADGGFYEVVTLVPVSTITVPGLVTGTETLVNRNGSFYEQVTVVPMSTTVVPGHIVGTATIRNSDGGFYERVPSVPVSTNTVPGLIPGTATLVNHNGSFYEQVTVVPTSTTVVPGHTAGTETLRNTDGGFYVRATVIPGSTTVVPGHTAGTATLQYTNGSFYEVVTNVPVSTNIVLGLTAGTETLIDSKGNFYEQVTRTVVSTNTVLGESSGTETLTNPHGDFYEQVTSVSSLPIFSTRSSGSIVSTNIVPGYREGTEILTGTNGNLFVQVTRTPISTNTVSGSIVGTEILINSDGDFFEQVTSIRASSIVDATSSASASTDSFSSTGSTSSTGVPSLTRISGTFTVFATKDSSPSAFVATTISFGHSKVAETIRDTTGDAMEQATSTPFSTSPLVGSVIDTEILTKSNGDVSIPVPTAANTKSSATSSTDIISVVPDSVHFGSTKEVKSPTDTISSSFVHETGAPVATKTSTGITVAIEIHASPSSVQYKQTTGFPKVASTMAISSNSVVSALVAPRPTTHTSLRNSEDEFTGLSTSVNVSKNMVSTVSGPNESQTSKGPGDGSISVGGVPLSAQPPGLEFPIQANSASRLAIGAVLVLPMALPLL, encoded by the coding sequence ATGAAGATATCTCACATCTTGCTAGGACTGCTCGCCACCACGGTGCATGCTACTATCACCAGTGACGAAAACATCCGTCAACACATTCCACCTCGTCTATTGACTCAGGATGCTGATGACCTGATCAAACAGCTTGTGGCCGCTGCTAAGGAAGTAGCCAACGCAAATGGGCAGACAAACATCACCCCAAATGTCGACAGAGAGAAGATCAAGAGTGACGCCCGAAACCTCGGAAACTCCTTTGTTCTGGAGGatctccagaagcagcaggacTTTGCCTACTACGTCTATCCCTATTTCTGTGACCCTCCGAATTGGTACGATGTGCTCAGTGTCTATGCCCCCATGCGTGATCCGTATGCCATTAAATACTGGCTTTCGAGATCCGGCTCTCCCCCGTACACTCTTGCGCAGTACAACGAAGCCATCAACCAGGTGTACAAGATGTACGCCGCCCAGCAGGCTGCTAGATGGAAGGAGACCCAAGAACAAGTCACGGTGGTCAACAACTGGCCCCCCGCTGGAAAGTGTATCCCCCTTGCCTCgatcaccaccacaactgTCGTTCCTGGTACCAAAGCTGGAACCACCACAATCTCCAGCGGTGGTCGCTACCATGTGGAGATTACCAAAGTTCCTGTTTCCACCAACACTATCCCTGGATTGTCTGCTGGAACACGAACCCTGGTAAATTCTCAGGGAAACTTCTACAATGAGGTTGTAGTTGTTCCTGCCTCGACAACCACCGTGCCAGGCCACACAGCTGGAACTGCGACTCTTACGGATGCTGACGGCGGATTTTATGAAGTGGTCACGCTCGTTCCTGTGTCAACCATCACTGTTCCGGGTTTAGTCACTGGCACGGAAACCCTCGTCAATCGCAATGGGAGTTTCTATGAGCAGGTAACCGTCGTCCCCATGTCAACAACGGTCGTGCCAGGCCATATTGTTGGAACTGCCACTATTCGAAACAGCGATGGCGGCTTCTACGAGCGAGTCCCGAGTGTTCCTGTCTCTACCAACACCGTTCCTGGATTGATACCAGGAACTGCCACCCTTGTCAACCACAATGGCAGCTTCTATGAGCAGGTAACCGTCGTCCCCACGTCAACAACGGTCGTGCCAGGCCATACAGCAGGAACTGAAACTCTGCGAAACACTGATGGTGGGTTCTATGTTCGGGCTACTGTCATCCCTGGGTCAACAACAGTGGTTCCGGGCCACACGGCTGGAACCGCGACTCTTCAGTACACTAATGGCAGTTTCTATGAAGTAGTTACCAATGTTCCCGTCTCCACAAACATTGTTCTAGGTCTGACTGCTGGCACAGAAACCCTCATCGATAGTAAAGGCAACTTCTATGAGCAGGTAACGCGCACTGTGGTCTCGACAAACACTGTCTTAGGAGAATCTTCTGGTACTGAGACACTCACCAATCCCCACGGTGACTTCTATGAGCAGGTAACCAGTGTTTCAAGCCTGCCTATCTTTTCAACTCGTTCCTCCGGTAGCATTGTTTCCACAAACATTGTCCCAGGATACAGAGAAGGTACGGAAATCCTCACTGGCACCAATGGAAACCTGTTTGTTCAAGTGACACGCACTCcaatctccaccaacactGTTTCTGGATCCATTGTTGGCACAGAGATCCTTATCAACTCGGACGGAGATTTTTTCGAGCAAGTAACCAGCATTcgagcctcctccatcGTTGATGcaacctcctcagcctctGCCTCCACTGATAGCTTCTCGTCAACTGGAAGCACCTCGTCAACTGGCGTTCCTTCCTTGACACGTATTAGTGGTACATTCACTGTTTTTGCCACGAAAGATTCCTCTCCATCTGCTTTCGTCGCCACAACCATCTCTTTTGGACACTCCAAAGTAGCTGAAACCATCAGAGACACCACTGGAGACGCTATGGAGCAGGCGACTAGTACTCCATTCTCCACCAGCCCTCTTGTAGGATCCGTTATCGACACGGAAATACTGACCAAGTCGAACGGAGATGTCAGCATCCCGGTCCCAACAGCTGCTAATACCAAGTCCTCTGCAACTTCCTCGACTGATATCATCTCAGTCGTCCCTGACTCCGTGCATTTTGGATCCACAAAAGAAGTCAAGTCTCCCACTGACACCATCAGTAGTTCCTTTGTGCATGAGACGGGCGCCCCCGTCGCGACCAAGACTTCTACTGGAATCACCGTTGCGATAGAAATACATGCGAGCCCCAGCAGTGTCCAGTATAAGCAGACTACCGGTTTCCCGAAAGTTGCTTCCACTAtggccatctcctccaacagTGTTGTCTCCGCTCTCGTGGCTCCTAGACCTACAACACACACCAGTCTCAGAAACTCCGAAGATGAGTTCACTGGGCTGAGTACCAGCGTTAATGTCTCGAAAAACATGGTGTCGACTGTATCTGGACCCAACGAATCTCAGACAAGCAAGGGACCTGGGGACGGCTCAATCAGCGTTGGCGGAGTTCCTCTCTCTGCCCAGCCTCCCGGCCTTGAGTTTCCCATCCAGGCCAACAGTGCTTCCCGACTGGCTATCGGTGCCGTTCTCGTCCTTCCAATGGCCCTTCCTCTTCTGTGA
- a CDS encoding uncharacterized protein (Compare to YALI0A11671g, no similarity) has protein sequence MDAKQYIQRCYNAVGLPDQLDVHRRYSYLFNDWSAKLVESVKPQVHIMVNRRFMAKRMVSHIWTDELKDITLGEEVTRVNLARDAVPWVILAAHILLDYTADALEIATSLVDTFHIHGISQSTIEQVVAWSLYPMGLDYNVDLGNSKTRQEQLKYAAANESRLSEKRTEIWREIFDHLHEHKAFAHPKVGAGVVYFALYRLPQDHFIEDDSHRLYTVLFIDAATGALAFTSPFQREQQSLGAISRYMRNHIDLFVRKHNQPAFMICVNSWDRGQQHASLVILLQDVVQGLPPLNTRFCIYTTEGEDIFCDLPATLAGTFLEITERLETALQKLKVDQNLSFYTERGPAACWEYILASSFGDLLERKFHMTWPRSYYPGRANMKNTPCKLSFAIPGKGTSISLTDQRSWDRLNISPYLDMIAGNTTAQHEVVDHLEEDVQEELHRTLNLSASYFLHHVSSETKSRHPLSRWLELLLYMHRVANSSKTSFESSLVKITPVETKPAGRVDRQPALKDDPNTKTGDSTTGSMQLLSNARTPAGTPVYSADAAVAMVRNMQSKYRIRSRGGSVTSKVRGPLGKAKIIDGNKSRGFSQVSHQQK, from the coding sequence ATGGACGCGAAACAGTACATTCAGCGGTGCTACAATGCCGTTGGACTCCCCGATCAGTTAGATGTCCACCGGCGCTATTCCTACCTCTTCAATGATTGGTCGGCCAAGCTGGTAGAGTCGGTCAAGCCGCAAGTCCACATCATGGTCAACAGGAGATTTATGGCGAAAAGAATGGTGTCACATATCTGGAcggacgagctcaaggacattaCTCTAGGTGAAGAGGTTACGAGGGTAAATTTGGCCCGGGATGCTGTTCCTTGGGTGATCCTGGCAGCCCACATTCTCCTGGACTACACAGCAGACGCCCTTGAAATCGCAACCTCATTGGTGGATACCTTCCATATCCACGGCATTTCCCAGTCCACGATAGAGCAAGTTGTTGCTTGGAGTCTTTATCCCATGGGCCTCGACTACAATGTTGACTTGGGCAATAGTAAGACGCGACAAGAACAATTGAAGTACGCAGCAGCAAACGAGTCCAGACTTTCTGAGAAGCGGACGGAAATTTGGAGGGAGATTTTTGACCATCTCCATGAACATAAAGCGTTCGCTCACCCCAAAGTCGGGGCTGGAGTGGTCTACTTTGCGCTGTATCGATTGCCACAAGATCACTTTATTGAAGATGATTCTCATCGACTGTACACCGTCTTATTCATTGATGCTGCCACTGGAGCTCTCGCTTTCACCTCTCCGTTCCAACGAGAGCAGCAAAGTCTTGGGGCAATCAGCCGATATATGCGCAACCATATCGATCTTTTTGTGAGAAAACACAATCAGCCAGCCTTCATGATTTGTGTCAATTCTTGGGACCGTGGACAGCAACATGCATCGCTCGTGATCCTTCTTCAGGACGTTGTACAGGGGCTTCCACCTCTTAACACGCGTTTTTGCATCTACACGACCGAGGGCGAAGATATCTTTTGCGACTTGCCAGCGACACTCGCCGGGACCTTTCTGGAGATCACAGAGAGACTGGAAACGGCACTACAAAAGCTCAAGGTTGACCAGAATTTATCCTTCTATACCGAAAGGGGCCCCGCTGCCTGCTGGGAATACATATTGGCGTCGTCTTTTGGAGACTTGCTCGAAAGGAAATTCCACATGACTTGGCCTCGTTCGTATTACCCGGGTAGAGCTAACATGAAGAACACGCCATGCAAATTGAGCTTTGCCATACCTGGTAAAGGGACCTCAATTTCTCTGACAGACCAACGCAGCTGGGACCGACTAAACATTTCTCCTTACTTGGATATGATAGCTGGCAACACGACGGCTCAGCATGAAGTGGTGGATCatttggaggaggatgttCAGGAAGAGCTTCATCGCACTCTGAATCTTTCAGCAAGCTACTTTTTGCATCATGTTTCTTCCGAAACTAAAAGTAGACATCCCCTATCACGTTGGCTCGAATTGCTTCTGTATATGCATCGTGTGGCTAACTCATCTAAGACCAGTTTCGAATCATCTCTAGTGAAAATTACTCCAGTCGAAACCAAACCTGCTGGCAGGGTGGATCGACAACCGGCGCTCAAAGATGATCCAAACACTAAGACCGGAGATTCGACTACAGGTTCAATGCAACTTCTCTCAAATGCCCGCACACCTGCGGGGACTCCTGTTTACTCGGCGGACGCAGCAGTTGCCATGGTGCGTAATATGCAGTCAAAGTACAGAATTCGTTCGAGAGGGGGGAGTGTAACTTCAAAGGTCAGAGGCCCTCTTGGTAAAGCCAAGATTATTGATGGAAATAAGTCTCGTGGCTTCTCGCAGGTTTCTCACCAACAGAAGTAG